A genomic window from Passer domesticus isolate bPasDom1 chromosome Z, bPasDom1.hap1, whole genome shotgun sequence includes:
- the SLC26A1 gene encoding sulfate anion transporter 1 isoform X2 — translation MTLHIYTPLSAAPGGTLAKGIEVVDKIFHNKEVSNRLLSDVWLTTSIHSNVQKQSWYIPVKKLSRNTLNEVNTGKMERPLETTRMENNTSSCFLMKRKTHVKINRKEIMLAKLRKSCACTPQKLKNFLMDFFPVLRWLPKYRCKEYIWGDIMSGLVIGIILVPQAIAYSLLAGLKPIYSLYTSFFANIIYFLMGTSRHVSVGIFSLISLMVGQVVDRELLLAGFDLNDDAPPASGDGSLQNDNLSNTTAFNLTIAGINAECGKECYAIGIATALTFMAGVYQVLMGIFRLGFVSMYLSESVLDGFATGASLTILTAQVKYLIGIKIPRSQGHGMLVITWINIFRNISQANLCDVITSAICIVVLVTAKELGDRYKHKLKFPLPTELVVIVVATLVSHYGKLNEVYASSVSGAIPTGFIPPKVPEFNLMLRVALDALPLAIVSFVFTVSLSEMFAKKYAYTIRANQEMFAVGFCNIIPSFFHSFATSAALAKTLVKTSTGCQTQISGVISAMVVLLVLLFLAPLFYSLQKCVLACIIIVSLRGALRKFRDVPARYRMNKVDTLVWVVTMAASALVSTEIGLLVGIVFSMLCIIVRTQRPRTALLGQIQDTSFYEDDLEYENLSTVPKVKIFRFEAPLYYANRNYFLKSLYRLTNLDPNLEAARRKKYEKKEKQHLKKGNHRTANGLGIRETTLQLVPKQIDFQALVVDCSSISFLDTTGVNTLKEILKDYKNLNISVLLACCNPSVIDSLKRGGYFGKDFGCMQEMLFYSIHNAVMFAKDQKLSADCSV, via the exons gaggtactttaGCAAAGGGAATAGAAGTGGTTGACAAGATCTTCCACAACAAAGAAGTAAGCAACAGGCTTTTG AGCGATGTCTGGCTGACGACTTCCATTCATTCCAACGTGCAAAAACAGAGCTGGTACATTCCTGTCAAAAAGCTATCCAG GAACACGTTAAATGAAGTAAATACTGGGAAAATGGAAAGACCACTTGAGACTACCAGAATGGAAAACAACACCTCATCCTGCTTTCTCATGAAAAGAAAGACTCATGTCAAGATTAACAGGAAAGAAATCATGCTAGCTAAGCTGAGAAagagctgtgcctgcacacCACAGAAGCTGAAGAACTTTCTTATGGACTTCTTTCCTGTTTTACGATGGCTTCCCAAGTACCGATGCAAAGAGTACATTTGGGGGGATATTATGTCTGGGTTAGTGATTGGGATCATTTTGGTGCCCCAAGCAATTGCATATTCACTGCTGGCAGGTCTGAAGCCCATTTATAGCCTTTACACATCCTTCTTTGCCAACATCATCTATTTCTTAATGGGCACATCCCGTCACGTCTCAGTTGGCATTTTCAGCTTGATAAGCTTAATGGTGGGACAAGTTGTGGACCGAGAACTTCTCTTGGCTGGGTTTGACTTGAATGATGATGCCCCACCAGCCTCAGGTGATGGCTCTCTGCAAAATGACAATCTGTCCAACACAACTGCCTTCAACCTTACCATTGCGGGGATAAATGCCGAGTGTGGGAAAGAGTGCTACGCTATTGGCATTGCTACAGCCTTGACATTCATGGCTGGAGTGTACCAG GTTCTAATGGGGATCTTCCGTCTAGGTTTCGTATCTATGTACCTATCTGAGTCCGTACTAGATGGCTTTGCAACTGGTGCTTCCTTAACCATTTTAACAGCTCAAGTGAAGTATCTTATTGGAATAAAAATTCCACGTAGCCAAGGGCATGGGATGCTGGTTATTACCTGGATTAACATTTTCCGGAACATTTCTCAGGCTAACCTTTGTGATGTCATCACAAGTGCCATTTGTATCGTGGTGCTGGTCACTGCTAAGGAACTCGGAGATCGGTATAAGCATAAACTGAAATTTCCTCTTCCCACAGAGCTGGTAGTTATAGTTGTGGCAACACTGGTGTCACACTATGGTAAATTAAATGAAGTGTATGCATCCAGTGTTTCTGGAGCTATTCCAACAGGATTTATCCCTCCAAAGGTACCAGAGTTCAACTTAATGCTCCGAGTTGCCCTAGATGCTTTGCCTCTTGCCATAGTCAGTTTTGTCTTCACTGTATCCCTTTCCGAAATGTTTGCAAAGAAATATGCTTACACCATCCGAGCCAATCAGGAAATGTTTGCTGTGGGGTTCTGCaacatcattccttccttcttccaCTCTTTTGCAACCAGTGCAGCTTTGGCAAAAACACTCGTCAAAACATCTACAGGTTGCCAGACTCAAATCTCTGGAGTAATTAGTGCAATGGTGGTTttgctggtgctgctgttcCTGGCACCTCTCTTCTACTCCTTGCAAAAGTGTGTCCTGGCTTGTATTATCATTGTGAGCCTTCGAGGAGCCCTGAGGAAGTTCCGAGATGTGCCAGCACGGTACCGTATGAATAAGGTGGACACACTTGTTTGGGTAGTTACCATGGCTGCCTCTGCCTTGGTCAGCACAGAAATAGGGCTGTTGGTTGGCATTGTTTTCTCCATGTTATGCATCATTGTTCGGACCCAGCGGCCACGGACAGCCCTGCTCGGTCAGATTCAAGACACAAGCTTTTATGAGGATGACTTAGAATATGAAAATCTCTCTACTGTTCCAAAGGTCAAGATATTTCGCTTTGAGGCCCCACTTTACTATGCAAATAGAAACTACTTCCTAAAGTCTCTGTATAGATTGACCAATTTAGATCCTAATCTAGAAGCTGCTAGGAGGAAGAAATatgagaagaaggaaaagcagcatctgAAAAAGGGAAACCACAGAACTGCTAATGGACTGGGCATCAGAGAAACCACTTTGCAACTAGTTCCTAAGCAAATTGATTTCCAAGCCCTTGTTGTCGATTGCTCTTCCATCTCATTTTTGGACACGACTGGAGTTAATACTTTGAAGGAAATCCTGAAAGACTACAAGAATTTAAACATTTCTGTTCTCCTGGCTTGCTGCAATCCCTCAGTGATAGACTCTCTGAAAAGAGGGGGTTACTTTGGAAAGGATTTTGGATGTATGCAGGAAATGCTATTCTACAGTATACATAATGCTGTGATGTTTGCAAAAGACCAAAAGCTTTCAGCAGACTGCTCAGTTTAA
- the SLC26A1 gene encoding sulfate anion transporter 1 isoform X3, producing the protein MTLHIYTPLSAAPGGTLAKGIEVVDKIFHNKESDVWLTTSIHSNVQKQSWYIPVKKLSRNTLNEVNTGKMERPLETTRMENNTSSCFLMKRKTHVKINRKEIMLAKLRKSCACTPQKLKNFLMDFFPVLRWLPKYRCKEYIWGDIMSGLVIGIILVPQAIAYSLLAGLKPIYSLYTSFFANIIYFLMGTSRHVSVGIFSLISLMVGQVVDRELLLAGFDLNDDAPPASGDGSLQNDNLSNTTAFNLTIAGINAECGKECYAIGIATALTFMAGVYQVLMGIFRLGFVSMYLSESVLDGFATGASLTILTAQVKYLIGIKIPRSQGHGMLVITWINIFRNISQANLCDVITSAICIVVLVTAKELGDRYKHKLKFPLPTELVVIVVATLVSHYGKLNEVYASSVSGAIPTGFIPPKVPEFNLMLRVALDALPLAIVSFVFTVSLSEMFAKKYAYTIRANQEMFAVGFCNIIPSFFHSFATSAALAKTLVKTSTGCQTQISGVISAMVVLLVLLFLAPLFYSLQKCVLACIIIVSLRGALRKFRDVPARYRMNKVDTLVWVVTMAASALVSTEIGLLVGIVFSMLCIIVRTQRPRTALLGQIQDTSFYEDDLEYENLSTVPKVKIFRFEAPLYYANRNYFLKSLYRLTNLDPNLEAARRKKYEKKEKQHLKKGNHRTANGLGIRETTLQLVPKQIDFQALVVDCSSISFLDTTGVNTLKEILKDYKNLNISVLLACCNPSVIDSLKRGGYFGKDFGCMQEMLFYSIHNAVMFAKDQKLSADCSV; encoded by the exons gaggtactttaGCAAAGGGAATAGAAGTGGTTGACAAGATCTTCCACAACAAAGAA AGCGATGTCTGGCTGACGACTTCCATTCATTCCAACGTGCAAAAACAGAGCTGGTACATTCCTGTCAAAAAGCTATCCAG GAACACGTTAAATGAAGTAAATACTGGGAAAATGGAAAGACCACTTGAGACTACCAGAATGGAAAACAACACCTCATCCTGCTTTCTCATGAAAAGAAAGACTCATGTCAAGATTAACAGGAAAGAAATCATGCTAGCTAAGCTGAGAAagagctgtgcctgcacacCACAGAAGCTGAAGAACTTTCTTATGGACTTCTTTCCTGTTTTACGATGGCTTCCCAAGTACCGATGCAAAGAGTACATTTGGGGGGATATTATGTCTGGGTTAGTGATTGGGATCATTTTGGTGCCCCAAGCAATTGCATATTCACTGCTGGCAGGTCTGAAGCCCATTTATAGCCTTTACACATCCTTCTTTGCCAACATCATCTATTTCTTAATGGGCACATCCCGTCACGTCTCAGTTGGCATTTTCAGCTTGATAAGCTTAATGGTGGGACAAGTTGTGGACCGAGAACTTCTCTTGGCTGGGTTTGACTTGAATGATGATGCCCCACCAGCCTCAGGTGATGGCTCTCTGCAAAATGACAATCTGTCCAACACAACTGCCTTCAACCTTACCATTGCGGGGATAAATGCCGAGTGTGGGAAAGAGTGCTACGCTATTGGCATTGCTACAGCCTTGACATTCATGGCTGGAGTGTACCAG GTTCTAATGGGGATCTTCCGTCTAGGTTTCGTATCTATGTACCTATCTGAGTCCGTACTAGATGGCTTTGCAACTGGTGCTTCCTTAACCATTTTAACAGCTCAAGTGAAGTATCTTATTGGAATAAAAATTCCACGTAGCCAAGGGCATGGGATGCTGGTTATTACCTGGATTAACATTTTCCGGAACATTTCTCAGGCTAACCTTTGTGATGTCATCACAAGTGCCATTTGTATCGTGGTGCTGGTCACTGCTAAGGAACTCGGAGATCGGTATAAGCATAAACTGAAATTTCCTCTTCCCACAGAGCTGGTAGTTATAGTTGTGGCAACACTGGTGTCACACTATGGTAAATTAAATGAAGTGTATGCATCCAGTGTTTCTGGAGCTATTCCAACAGGATTTATCCCTCCAAAGGTACCAGAGTTCAACTTAATGCTCCGAGTTGCCCTAGATGCTTTGCCTCTTGCCATAGTCAGTTTTGTCTTCACTGTATCCCTTTCCGAAATGTTTGCAAAGAAATATGCTTACACCATCCGAGCCAATCAGGAAATGTTTGCTGTGGGGTTCTGCaacatcattccttccttcttccaCTCTTTTGCAACCAGTGCAGCTTTGGCAAAAACACTCGTCAAAACATCTACAGGTTGCCAGACTCAAATCTCTGGAGTAATTAGTGCAATGGTGGTTttgctggtgctgctgttcCTGGCACCTCTCTTCTACTCCTTGCAAAAGTGTGTCCTGGCTTGTATTATCATTGTGAGCCTTCGAGGAGCCCTGAGGAAGTTCCGAGATGTGCCAGCACGGTACCGTATGAATAAGGTGGACACACTTGTTTGGGTAGTTACCATGGCTGCCTCTGCCTTGGTCAGCACAGAAATAGGGCTGTTGGTTGGCATTGTTTTCTCCATGTTATGCATCATTGTTCGGACCCAGCGGCCACGGACAGCCCTGCTCGGTCAGATTCAAGACACAAGCTTTTATGAGGATGACTTAGAATATGAAAATCTCTCTACTGTTCCAAAGGTCAAGATATTTCGCTTTGAGGCCCCACTTTACTATGCAAATAGAAACTACTTCCTAAAGTCTCTGTATAGATTGACCAATTTAGATCCTAATCTAGAAGCTGCTAGGAGGAAGAAATatgagaagaaggaaaagcagcatctgAAAAAGGGAAACCACAGAACTGCTAATGGACTGGGCATCAGAGAAACCACTTTGCAACTAGTTCCTAAGCAAATTGATTTCCAAGCCCTTGTTGTCGATTGCTCTTCCATCTCATTTTTGGACACGACTGGAGTTAATACTTTGAAGGAAATCCTGAAAGACTACAAGAATTTAAACATTTCTGTTCTCCTGGCTTGCTGCAATCCCTCAGTGATAGACTCTCTGAAAAGAGGGGGTTACTTTGGAAAGGATTTTGGATGTATGCAGGAAATGCTATTCTACAGTATACATAATGCTGTGATGTTTGCAAAAGACCAAAAGCTTTCAGCAGACTGCTCAGTTTAA
- the SLC26A1 gene encoding sulfate anion transporter 1 isoform X5, with protein sequence MERPLETTRMENNTSSCFLMKRKTHVKINRKEIMLAKLRKSCACTPQKLKNFLMDFFPVLRWLPKYRCKEYIWGDIMSGLVIGIILVPQAIAYSLLAGLKPIYSLYTSFFANIIYFLMGTSRHVSVGIFSLISLMVGQVVDRELLLAGFDLNDDAPPASGDGSLQNDNLSNTTAFNLTIAGINAECGKECYAIGIATALTFMAGVYQVLMGIFRLGFVSMYLSESVLDGFATGASLTILTAQVKYLIGIKIPRSQGHGMLVITWINIFRNISQANLCDVITSAICIVVLVTAKELGDRYKHKLKFPLPTELVVIVVATLVSHYGKLNEVYASSVSGAIPTGFIPPKVPEFNLMLRVALDALPLAIVSFVFTVSLSEMFAKKYAYTIRANQEMFAVGFCNIIPSFFHSFATSAALAKTLVKTSTGCQTQISGVISAMVVLLVLLFLAPLFYSLQKCVLACIIIVSLRGALRKFRDVPARYRMNKVDTLVWVVTMAASALVSTEIGLLVGIVFSMLCIIVRTQRPRTALLGQIQDTSFYEDDLEYENLSTVPKVKIFRFEAPLYYANRNYFLKSLYRLTNLDPNLEAARRKKYEKKEKQHLKKGNHRTANGLGIRETTLQLVPKQIDFQALVVDCSSISFLDTTGVNTLKEILKDYKNLNISVLLACCNPSVIDSLKRGGYFGKDFGCMQEMLFYSIHNAVMFAKDQKLSADCSV encoded by the exons ATGGAAAGACCACTTGAGACTACCAGAATGGAAAACAACACCTCATCCTGCTTTCTCATGAAAAGAAAGACTCATGTCAAGATTAACAGGAAAGAAATCATGCTAGCTAAGCTGAGAAagagctgtgcctgcacacCACAGAAGCTGAAGAACTTTCTTATGGACTTCTTTCCTGTTTTACGATGGCTTCCCAAGTACCGATGCAAAGAGTACATTTGGGGGGATATTATGTCTGGGTTAGTGATTGGGATCATTTTGGTGCCCCAAGCAATTGCATATTCACTGCTGGCAGGTCTGAAGCCCATTTATAGCCTTTACACATCCTTCTTTGCCAACATCATCTATTTCTTAATGGGCACATCCCGTCACGTCTCAGTTGGCATTTTCAGCTTGATAAGCTTAATGGTGGGACAAGTTGTGGACCGAGAACTTCTCTTGGCTGGGTTTGACTTGAATGATGATGCCCCACCAGCCTCAGGTGATGGCTCTCTGCAAAATGACAATCTGTCCAACACAACTGCCTTCAACCTTACCATTGCGGGGATAAATGCCGAGTGTGGGAAAGAGTGCTACGCTATTGGCATTGCTACAGCCTTGACATTCATGGCTGGAGTGTACCAG GTTCTAATGGGGATCTTCCGTCTAGGTTTCGTATCTATGTACCTATCTGAGTCCGTACTAGATGGCTTTGCAACTGGTGCTTCCTTAACCATTTTAACAGCTCAAGTGAAGTATCTTATTGGAATAAAAATTCCACGTAGCCAAGGGCATGGGATGCTGGTTATTACCTGGATTAACATTTTCCGGAACATTTCTCAGGCTAACCTTTGTGATGTCATCACAAGTGCCATTTGTATCGTGGTGCTGGTCACTGCTAAGGAACTCGGAGATCGGTATAAGCATAAACTGAAATTTCCTCTTCCCACAGAGCTGGTAGTTATAGTTGTGGCAACACTGGTGTCACACTATGGTAAATTAAATGAAGTGTATGCATCCAGTGTTTCTGGAGCTATTCCAACAGGATTTATCCCTCCAAAGGTACCAGAGTTCAACTTAATGCTCCGAGTTGCCCTAGATGCTTTGCCTCTTGCCATAGTCAGTTTTGTCTTCACTGTATCCCTTTCCGAAATGTTTGCAAAGAAATATGCTTACACCATCCGAGCCAATCAGGAAATGTTTGCTGTGGGGTTCTGCaacatcattccttccttcttccaCTCTTTTGCAACCAGTGCAGCTTTGGCAAAAACACTCGTCAAAACATCTACAGGTTGCCAGACTCAAATCTCTGGAGTAATTAGTGCAATGGTGGTTttgctggtgctgctgttcCTGGCACCTCTCTTCTACTCCTTGCAAAAGTGTGTCCTGGCTTGTATTATCATTGTGAGCCTTCGAGGAGCCCTGAGGAAGTTCCGAGATGTGCCAGCACGGTACCGTATGAATAAGGTGGACACACTTGTTTGGGTAGTTACCATGGCTGCCTCTGCCTTGGTCAGCACAGAAATAGGGCTGTTGGTTGGCATTGTTTTCTCCATGTTATGCATCATTGTTCGGACCCAGCGGCCACGGACAGCCCTGCTCGGTCAGATTCAAGACACAAGCTTTTATGAGGATGACTTAGAATATGAAAATCTCTCTACTGTTCCAAAGGTCAAGATATTTCGCTTTGAGGCCCCACTTTACTATGCAAATAGAAACTACTTCCTAAAGTCTCTGTATAGATTGACCAATTTAGATCCTAATCTAGAAGCTGCTAGGAGGAAGAAATatgagaagaaggaaaagcagcatctgAAAAAGGGAAACCACAGAACTGCTAATGGACTGGGCATCAGAGAAACCACTTTGCAACTAGTTCCTAAGCAAATTGATTTCCAAGCCCTTGTTGTCGATTGCTCTTCCATCTCATTTTTGGACACGACTGGAGTTAATACTTTGAAGGAAATCCTGAAAGACTACAAGAATTTAAACATTTCTGTTCTCCTGGCTTGCTGCAATCCCTCAGTGATAGACTCTCTGAAAAGAGGGGGTTACTTTGGAAAGGATTTTGGATGTATGCAGGAAATGCTATTCTACAGTATACATAATGCTGTGATGTTTGCAAAAGACCAAAAGCTTTCAGCAGACTGCTCAGTTTAA
- the SLC26A1 gene encoding sulfate anion transporter 1 isoform X4 has product MLIRERLWNYCSYFVPLSDVWLTTSIHSNVQKQSWYIPVKKLSRNTLNEVNTGKMERPLETTRMENNTSSCFLMKRKTHVKINRKEIMLAKLRKSCACTPQKLKNFLMDFFPVLRWLPKYRCKEYIWGDIMSGLVIGIILVPQAIAYSLLAGLKPIYSLYTSFFANIIYFLMGTSRHVSVGIFSLISLMVGQVVDRELLLAGFDLNDDAPPASGDGSLQNDNLSNTTAFNLTIAGINAECGKECYAIGIATALTFMAGVYQVLMGIFRLGFVSMYLSESVLDGFATGASLTILTAQVKYLIGIKIPRSQGHGMLVITWINIFRNISQANLCDVITSAICIVVLVTAKELGDRYKHKLKFPLPTELVVIVVATLVSHYGKLNEVYASSVSGAIPTGFIPPKVPEFNLMLRVALDALPLAIVSFVFTVSLSEMFAKKYAYTIRANQEMFAVGFCNIIPSFFHSFATSAALAKTLVKTSTGCQTQISGVISAMVVLLVLLFLAPLFYSLQKCVLACIIIVSLRGALRKFRDVPARYRMNKVDTLVWVVTMAASALVSTEIGLLVGIVFSMLCIIVRTQRPRTALLGQIQDTSFYEDDLEYENLSTVPKVKIFRFEAPLYYANRNYFLKSLYRLTNLDPNLEAARRKKYEKKEKQHLKKGNHRTANGLGIRETTLQLVPKQIDFQALVVDCSSISFLDTTGVNTLKEILKDYKNLNISVLLACCNPSVIDSLKRGGYFGKDFGCMQEMLFYSIHNAVMFAKDQKLSADCSV; this is encoded by the exons AGCGATGTCTGGCTGACGACTTCCATTCATTCCAACGTGCAAAAACAGAGCTGGTACATTCCTGTCAAAAAGCTATCCAG GAACACGTTAAATGAAGTAAATACTGGGAAAATGGAAAGACCACTTGAGACTACCAGAATGGAAAACAACACCTCATCCTGCTTTCTCATGAAAAGAAAGACTCATGTCAAGATTAACAGGAAAGAAATCATGCTAGCTAAGCTGAGAAagagctgtgcctgcacacCACAGAAGCTGAAGAACTTTCTTATGGACTTCTTTCCTGTTTTACGATGGCTTCCCAAGTACCGATGCAAAGAGTACATTTGGGGGGATATTATGTCTGGGTTAGTGATTGGGATCATTTTGGTGCCCCAAGCAATTGCATATTCACTGCTGGCAGGTCTGAAGCCCATTTATAGCCTTTACACATCCTTCTTTGCCAACATCATCTATTTCTTAATGGGCACATCCCGTCACGTCTCAGTTGGCATTTTCAGCTTGATAAGCTTAATGGTGGGACAAGTTGTGGACCGAGAACTTCTCTTGGCTGGGTTTGACTTGAATGATGATGCCCCACCAGCCTCAGGTGATGGCTCTCTGCAAAATGACAATCTGTCCAACACAACTGCCTTCAACCTTACCATTGCGGGGATAAATGCCGAGTGTGGGAAAGAGTGCTACGCTATTGGCATTGCTACAGCCTTGACATTCATGGCTGGAGTGTACCAG GTTCTAATGGGGATCTTCCGTCTAGGTTTCGTATCTATGTACCTATCTGAGTCCGTACTAGATGGCTTTGCAACTGGTGCTTCCTTAACCATTTTAACAGCTCAAGTGAAGTATCTTATTGGAATAAAAATTCCACGTAGCCAAGGGCATGGGATGCTGGTTATTACCTGGATTAACATTTTCCGGAACATTTCTCAGGCTAACCTTTGTGATGTCATCACAAGTGCCATTTGTATCGTGGTGCTGGTCACTGCTAAGGAACTCGGAGATCGGTATAAGCATAAACTGAAATTTCCTCTTCCCACAGAGCTGGTAGTTATAGTTGTGGCAACACTGGTGTCACACTATGGTAAATTAAATGAAGTGTATGCATCCAGTGTTTCTGGAGCTATTCCAACAGGATTTATCCCTCCAAAGGTACCAGAGTTCAACTTAATGCTCCGAGTTGCCCTAGATGCTTTGCCTCTTGCCATAGTCAGTTTTGTCTTCACTGTATCCCTTTCCGAAATGTTTGCAAAGAAATATGCTTACACCATCCGAGCCAATCAGGAAATGTTTGCTGTGGGGTTCTGCaacatcattccttccttcttccaCTCTTTTGCAACCAGTGCAGCTTTGGCAAAAACACTCGTCAAAACATCTACAGGTTGCCAGACTCAAATCTCTGGAGTAATTAGTGCAATGGTGGTTttgctggtgctgctgttcCTGGCACCTCTCTTCTACTCCTTGCAAAAGTGTGTCCTGGCTTGTATTATCATTGTGAGCCTTCGAGGAGCCCTGAGGAAGTTCCGAGATGTGCCAGCACGGTACCGTATGAATAAGGTGGACACACTTGTTTGGGTAGTTACCATGGCTGCCTCTGCCTTGGTCAGCACAGAAATAGGGCTGTTGGTTGGCATTGTTTTCTCCATGTTATGCATCATTGTTCGGACCCAGCGGCCACGGACAGCCCTGCTCGGTCAGATTCAAGACACAAGCTTTTATGAGGATGACTTAGAATATGAAAATCTCTCTACTGTTCCAAAGGTCAAGATATTTCGCTTTGAGGCCCCACTTTACTATGCAAATAGAAACTACTTCCTAAAGTCTCTGTATAGATTGACCAATTTAGATCCTAATCTAGAAGCTGCTAGGAGGAAGAAATatgagaagaaggaaaagcagcatctgAAAAAGGGAAACCACAGAACTGCTAATGGACTGGGCATCAGAGAAACCACTTTGCAACTAGTTCCTAAGCAAATTGATTTCCAAGCCCTTGTTGTCGATTGCTCTTCCATCTCATTTTTGGACACGACTGGAGTTAATACTTTGAAGGAAATCCTGAAAGACTACAAGAATTTAAACATTTCTGTTCTCCTGGCTTGCTGCAATCCCTCAGTGATAGACTCTCTGAAAAGAGGGGGTTACTTTGGAAAGGATTTTGGATGTATGCAGGAAATGCTATTCTACAGTATACATAATGCTGTGATGTTTGCAAAAGACCAAAAGCTTTCAGCAGACTGCTCAGTTTAA